One window from the genome of Oceanidesulfovibrio indonesiensis encodes:
- a CDS encoding C-GCAxxG-C-C family protein, whose protein sequence is MNDTERTEEPALAVSAAEHARTMARAKFLCAESVFASLVRAKGWDIPNPTALATGFCSGVSRTRGQCGALSGAILALGYGLGRTSPEDSLEPCYAAVDELVDEFREKFGGRDCLDIAGYDIADPDGLAAFRQANMWTERREEVIAYAVTRTIEQLDACPEAKTDS, encoded by the coding sequence ATGAACGACACAGAAAGAACGGAAGAGCCGGCACTTGCAGTATCCGCCGCCGAACACGCCAGAACCATGGCCCGCGCCAAATTCCTGTGCGCGGAAAGCGTCTTCGCCTCACTGGTCCGCGCCAAGGGATGGGACATCCCCAACCCCACGGCCCTGGCCACGGGGTTCTGCAGCGGCGTGTCCCGCACGCGCGGCCAGTGCGGCGCCCTCTCCGGCGCCATCCTCGCCCTGGGCTATGGCCTGGGCAGAACTTCGCCCGAGGATTCCCTGGAGCCCTGCTACGCCGCCGTGGACGAGCTGGTGGACGAGTTCCGCGAGAAGTTCGGAGGCCGGGACTGTCTGGACATAGCCGGCTACGACATCGCCGACCCAGACGGCCTCGCCGCGTTCCGCCAGGCGAACATGTGGACCGAGCGCCGTGAAGAGGTCATCGCCTACGCCGTGACACGCACTATCGAACAGCTGGATGCCTGCCCTGAAGCAAAGACGGATTCATGA